The sequence ccagcccctcctccctcagacctgGGAATCCAGGCCTAaactcctcctccctcagacccaggagtccaggcccagcccctcctccctcagacccaggcgTCCAgaccccagccccctcctccctaagacccaggagtccaggcccccagcccctcctccctcagacccaagAATCCTggcctcagcccctcctccctcagacccaggagtccaggcccccagcccctcctccctcagacctgGGAATCCAGGCCTAaactcctcctccctcagacccaggagtccaggcccagcccctcctccctcagacccaggcgTCCAgaccccagccccctcctccctaagacccaggagtccaggctccCAGCCCTTCCTACCTCATACCCAGGAGTATAGGCCccagctccctcctccctcagactcaggAAAACAGGcatccagcccctcctccctcagacccaggagtccaggcccccagcccctcctccctcagacccagcaGTTCTTTGGGCAGTTAGAAATCTGAGATTGTAGCCCATCATAATTCCAGCAGTTCAAGCTCCCTCTTctcaccccaccccctcctctcCAGGAGACAGGCTTGATGCTGGGGAAGAGGGCCCCGAGAAGGGGGCACCAGGCATTTGTCAGCATTCACTGAGTGCCTGGCCCCAGGCTCCATGCACCTTCTCCTCAACCATGTGGGAGAGAGATGCCACTTTTGGCGTCCACACGAGGAGGCAGGTTCACTTGGTGACCTGGCCAGACCATGAGCGCCATAAGGACTGAGCTCACAGTGGTCTCGCTCCTGCTCTACACTGGGCACCTGGCATGGCTGGCCCAACACAAAGCGGGAAGGGAAGGAGCCCTGCTCTTTCCCGCAGCCAGCCCCTCATCCGTACCCAGTGTGGCGGCGTGGTGCTTGGGGCTGTTGACGTTGAGGTGCAGGTAGTTGTGGTGCAGATTATCTGGGGGGACCGAGAAGGGAGGTGACGTCACTGCCATCGCTGACCCCCAGCTGGCACCGCGGCCCTGATCTCTGGGAAGGACTCTGGCCCCAAGGTTGGCCCCACATGCAGGACCTCGTTAGAGCTCCACAGATCAACCCATGCCATTGGCCACATGAACTGAGGCTGGGGGTCTTGAAGGTGGAAAGAGTGGGCATAGGCTCAGGGATGGGTAAGTGGTCTGTCCCAAGCTCCTAGCACCCCCCTCCCTGGTGCCCAGGCTAGAGATCTGAGGGGGTCACCTTGCTACCTCTCTTCACCTCCCACCCATGTCCTCTTGGTTCCTCTTGATATCTGAATCTCTGCCCTGATCTGTCCTCTCCCTCCTGGATTGCCAGAGCAGCCTCTGGCCATCCAGCCCATCCATCTCCATGATCAGCCTCACCGAAGTAACTGCCCTTCCACTGCTCAAGAGCCTTCCCATGGCTCGCCATCACCCACGGGACAAAGTTGAACCCAGGAATGGTGTTTGAGGCTTCAAAACCTGGACCCACTGGATGTCTGCAGCCCCATCTCCCATCCCTTCCCTCAAGCCACATTGCTCTTTCTAGTGAGCCCAGTGTGGtcctgccacagggcctttgcacatgccaccatgctgttCTCACTGCCTTGAAGCCCTTCTTCCCATCTGCCTCAAGATCCAGCTCAaatgtctcttctcctctccACCCCTGACCCCAGCTCCGTCCTCGTCCTCTGGCTGCCTGGACCATCATCCCAGCCTCCTCCTGGGCCTCTTTCCTCTCATCTCTCCCCTTCGCATGGGTTCCAGAGGACCAGTTCTTCCACCCACTGCTGACTGTGTTGCTCCTCTGCTCGAACTCCTCTGCAGCTCTCCATCACCCTCAGGACAGAGGCAGAGCTCCTTAGCTCAGGCTGGCACTCAAGGCCTTCTTGGAGGTCACCAACCACCCTCTCCCTGTCCTCAAGTCTGGCCACCTCACAAGCTCTGCTACTCAGAGCTTCCCAGCCCCAGTAactcctctcctcctccaggcCTTTGCTCAAATACCTCTTCCTCAGAGAAGCCCTCCTGCCCCCGAACCAGACCACATCTTCTCAGTCCCCCTGACAGCTCCTTGGACTTCTCCACTGATGCACTCATCATAAATTATAATGATATAGATCATATTtaagtaatatatattaaatatgatatatcctattttaaagatataattatatatatttaacaacaGCAATAGCCCACCCTTAACATGGTATTTTTGCCTGTGTTACACATTATTCTAAACACCTGTGTCACCAATTcatttgctcttcacaataacccCATCAAGTGAGTACTGTCATGCTTCTCATTTTAcggatggagaaactgaggcccacagaggtgAAGTCACTTGACCCGGGTCACacagtggcagagtcaggattcaaacccagtcgGTCTGGCTCTTGACAAATTCGAATTTGGTAGTTGAGCCCTTGTGTGTTGTTGGCTGTCGGGTGGTCTGACACTGAGCGCAGGGGCTTGAGAAAGTCTAAACCTACATCACCAAGGTGCCCATGGAGCCCACCCACTGGAGCGCACAGGAGGGCAAGGAGGTGGTCTGGGTCTCTACGGAGTTCCCAGCCCCCGTCCGCCTTTCGCAGGACTCGGCGGTGCCAGGCGGGCGTAGAGGGGTGAGGGCGGGTCCGGGGTGATGGGGGTGGAGCCGCCATGGAGGGCGGGGCTACAGGATGAGGGGGCGTGGCCAGAGACGGAGGCTGCGCCGGATCCCACGTTCCACTCACCGAGGTTGGGGGTCTTCACGGTGTTGTAGAGGTTCTTGGGGGTCCTGGGGGGCATGCTGTCGGGACCGCCGATCCCCGGGGTCAGGGAGCTGCTTCGGGCCCGGTCCGGGCGGGTCCCAGGCCCCGCCTGATGTCTCAGAATGTCCACCAGAGCTCTAAAGGTGGCAGAGAGGTGGTCAGCGGCCTGGGGTCTGGGGGCGGTAGGGGTACAGGGAGCGCCCAGGCTTCGTTCCGCTCCCTGCTCTCTCCCTTGGGTAACCTGTCACTCAGCCTGCTTTTTTCGCCATTGGCCACTCCCGTTTCTCGTTAGCCACGCCCCCTCGAACGACCCCCTTTCTCGGGCCACGCTTCTTGCTTGAAGCGCTGCTGCCTTAACTCGTGTGGACCCCACCCCTTCTGTGGTCCCTCTCACTTCCCTGTGGGCTCACCCCACCCTGAATCTGGGACCCCATTCCCGTTCCTTTTGCAGCCTTCCCCATGGCAACAAAGGGTGCTCCATTTTCCCAGTGATGCGGACCTCAAACATTAAATCACCTTgactcttcttttttccccccacttcATCCCTTTCAGTAATCCTACGGATCGAACCTCCAAAACATATCCCAAATCGGACCACTACTCACCACCTCTGAAATCTCTCGCCTGGATCATTGCAACAGCCCCTTCACGGGTCTCCCCCGTCCCACCCTAGCCCCGTACAACCCAGTCTCACGCGCAGCTcgcataattttaaaatggacagaTGGCATCACGCCTGAGCTCAGGACCCTGCAGTGGCCCCATCACACTTAGAATAAACCCGGGCCCACCTGCTTCTCCTCACCTCCTGCTGCCCACCGCCCCCAGCTGCACGGGCACTTCCCTGCCCTGAAGGCCACCGAGGGCCTTTGCACGCAGTTCCCCTGCCCCAAACCTTTCGCCCACAGATCCCTGCGTGGCTCGCTCCCTCCCTTTGGGTCTCTGCTCAGAGGCCTTTTCGGATCCCTTCCTCTAATCCAGCGCCCCCTCCCTCCACACTTTCCGCtgattttcttcacagcagtCATCTAAAATTATACAGCACATGCATTTGCCTGCTTACGGACTGGGCCGCTgatatttaatgagcacttacGGTGTGCCAGGACTCTGCACGAATCAACTCAGTTAATTACAATCGGAATAGATGGGGACGATGATTAGTCTCATTGTGCGgacgggaaactgaggcacagagaggttaagtaacccgTCCACTGTCACACAGCCTGTGGGCCGTGAACTTGGATTTGGAAGTTAGGCTTTTCCACCATGGCAGAGACCTTGTTTTGTTCACTCCTGTATCCCCAGCTCCTGGCCCACAGAAGATACTCAAGAAATATGTGTCGATGAATGAGAGCCTGAGCTTCTCCCGCTCCCTGCATCACTCCGCAATAGCGGGGTCGGCTCTGGCACGGCTTTCTCAGCCCCTGCCCACCTTCAGCTCCGCCGGAGGCAGCCACCTGGGTCTCTGAAGACGCCCTATCCCTGTAGCCCCTCCTCCTTGGACGGCTCCACCTCCCTTGCTGGGCCCCGCCCCAGGCTCGCAGTCCTCCCGCCCCAGAGCACACGCACCTGGGCACGTTGATCTCCCGGTGCGCCCGGGGCGCACGGGACGCCTTGCTGAAGGCCACTTTGGCGCCGACTCCCACGGCCAGGGCGAAGCTGATGACCCCGCACACGACGTAGGCTGTGCTGCCACCGGGGCCCTCGCCCCCGCGGCCCCCGGCACCCCCCGTCCGGCCCCCTTCCAACCACCCGGCCTGGCCGGGCCCTGGCCCCCCGCCCGCACCCCCAGCGCCCCCGGCGCCCCCGGCTAGCGGCGGCGGCGTAGTGGCCCAGCGCGGCGTGTCGTAGTTGGAGCAGGAGGCCTGCGCCAGGCGCATGTGACGGTGCTCGCAGCAGAAGCGGTAGTGGCAGGTGCCGCAGCAGAAGCGGTAGGAGCCGGTGCTGCAGTTGAAGGTGGCGTCGTACTGGCCCATGACATCGTAGTAGCCGTGGCAGAGCTCGGCGGGAGGGGGCGCCCGGGCCGCCGCGCCCGCTCCGCTCGCGGGGCCGGTCCTCGTGCTGTTGGCGCCCGGGCTCGCTGCGCCCCCGCCACCCGTCAGCGCCCCGGTCAGGCGCCGCAGGTGCGCCAGCAGGGCGGGCAGCGGGCCCGCGGACTCGGCGCTCGTGGCGTTGGACGGGCGCGCCCCGGCCTGGCCGGCGCTAGAGGCCAGGAGTACGAGGAGCAGGAGGGCCGGCATGGGGCGTGCAGGGGTCGCACCGGGCCGCCAGGCTGCGGGGAGAACGAGAGCAGAGGTTGGAGCGCTGGGCGGGAGAGAGCCGGTCAGAGGGTGAGAAGCGTGGAGATGGGTGggcagagaggctggggagggcGGGCGGGGGCCGGCGGAGTGTGGGGAGCAACAGGCTCCAGGAGGCAGGAAGGGCGGAGGGAGCTGAGCTGCGTGGGCCCAAGTTGGCCGCCCCACGCGCGGTGGGCGACAATGGGAGAGCAATGGAAACGCGCCTGGGCACGGCT comes from Macaca fascicularis isolate 582-1 chromosome 19, T2T-MFA8v1.1 and encodes:
- the SHISA7 gene encoding protein shisa-7 isoform X3; the encoded protein is MGVGDPGGGSGVRVAAWRPGATPARPMPALLLLVLLASSAGQAGARPSNATSAESAGPLPALLAHLRRLTGALTGGGGAASPGANSTRTGPASGAGAAARAPPPAELCHGYYDVMGQYDATFNCSTGSYRFCCGTCHYRFCCEHRHMRLAQASCSNYDTPRWATTPPPLAGGAGGAGGAGGGPGPGQAGWLEGGRTGGAGGRGGEGPGGSTAYVVCGVISFALAVGVGAKVAFSKASRAPRAHREINVPRALVDILRHQAGPGTRPDRARSSSLTPGIGGPDSMPPRTPKNLYNTVKTPNLDNLHHNYLHLNVNSPKHHAATLDWRALPPPSPSLHYSTLSCSRSFHNLSHLPPSYEAAVKSELNRYSSLKRLAEKDLDEAYLKRRPVELPRGTLPLHALRRPGTGGGYRMEAWGGPEELGLAPAPNPRRVMSQEHLLGDGGRSRYEFTLPRARLVSQEHLLLSSPEALRQSREHLLSPPRSPALPPDPTARASLAASHSNLLLGPGGPPTPLRGLPPPSSLHAHHHHALHGSPQPAWMSDAGGGGGTLARRPPFQRQGTLEQLQFIPGHHLPQHLRTASKNEVTV
- the SHISA7 gene encoding protein shisa-7 isoform X1 gives rise to the protein MPALLLLVLLASSAGQAGARPSNATSAESAGPLPALLAHLRRLTGALTGGGGAASPGANSTRTGPASGAGAAARAPPPAELCHGYYDVMGQYDATFNCSTGSYRFCCGTCHYRFCCEHRHMRLAQASCSNYDTPRWATTPPPLAGGAGGAGGAGGGPGPGQAGWLEGGRTGGAGGRGGEGPGGSTAYVVCGVISFALAVGVGAKVAFSKASRAPRAHREINVPRALVDILRHQAGPGTRPDRARSSSLTPGIGGPDSMPPRTPKNLYNTVKTPNLDNLHHNYLHLNVNSPKHHAATLDWRALPPPSPSLHYSTLSCSRSFHNLSHLPPSYEAAVKSELNRYSSLKRLAEKDLDEAYLKRRPVELPRGTLPLHALRRPGTGGGYRMEAWGGPEELGLAPAPNPRRVMSQEHLLGDGGRSRYEFTLPRARLVSQEHLLLSSPEALRQSREHLLSPPRSPALPPDPTARASLAASHSNLLLGPGGPPTPLRGLPPPSSLHAHHHHALHGSPQPAWMSDAGGGGGTLARRPPFQRQGTLEQLQFIPGHHLPQHLRTASKNEVTV
- the SHISA7 gene encoding protein shisa-7 isoform X2; protein product: MPALLLLVLLASSAGQAGARPSNATSAESAGPLPALLAHLRRLTGALTGGGGAASPGANSTRTGPASGAGAAARAPPPAELCHGYYDVMGQYDATFNCSTGSYRFCCGTCHYRFCCEHRHMRLAQASCSNYDTPRWATTPPPLAGGAGGAGGAGGGPGPGQAGWLEGGRTGGAGGRGGEGPGGSTAYVVCGVISFALAVGVGAKVAFSKASRAPRAHREINVPRALVDILRHQAGPGTRPDRARSSSLTPGIGGPDSMPPRTPKNLYNTVKTPNLDWRALPPPSPSLHYSTLSCSRSFHNLSHLPPSYEAAVKSELNRYSSLKRLAEKDLDEAYLKRRPVELPRGTLPLHALRRPGTGGGYRMEAWGGPEELGLAPAPNPRRVMSQEHLLGDGGRSRYEFTLPRARLVSQEHLLLSSPEALRQSREHLLSPPRSPALPPDPTARASLAASHSNLLLGPGGPPTPLRGLPPPSSLHAHHHHALHGSPQPAWMSDAGGGGGTLARRPPFQRQGTLEQLQFIPGHHLPQHLRTASKNEVTV